One genomic segment of Misgurnus anguillicaudatus chromosome 23, ASM2758022v2, whole genome shotgun sequence includes these proteins:
- the LOC129453880 gene encoding granzyme G-like isoform X1 gives MSIFWFITTLLLLHSCTPGVGVVHGIVDGKVSSPHSRPYMVYIRDPQTPSEACGGFLVREDFVLTAAHCKKDHLMVYLGVDDTNDLPEGIEVDAFPHESFANKPGYDIMLLKLKTPVTLSETVKTIALPGARAKSSSNCMVMGWGWEKYGHASPSRVLREVNSTLLDSENCAIPHTICTEGTAGPSQGDDGGPLICGNVAQGIMSYFIQVESTTYLSIYTQIFHYLPWIREIMETTL, from the exons ATGAGCATCTTTTGGTTTATAACTACACTGCTACTGCTGCACTCCTGCACCCCAG GTGTCGGTGTGGTTCATGGTATCGTTGACGGTAAGGTGTCCAGTCCACACAGCCGCCCATACATGGTCTACATTCGTGACCCACAAACACCTTCAGAAGCATGTGGTGGTTTTTTGGTAAGAGAAGATTTTGTGTTGACGGCTGCCCACTGCAAAAAAGA TCATCTCATGGTGTATTTGGGTGTTGATGACACAAATGATTTACCTGAGGGTATAGAGGTCGATGCCTTTCCACATGAAAGTTTTGCAAACAAGCCAGGTTATGACATCATGCTACTGAAG CTGAAAACCCCAGTAACTCTGAGCGAGACAGTGAAGACCATTGCCCTGCCAGGAGCTAGAGCAAAAAGCTCAAGTAACTGCATGGTCATGGGTTGGGGCTGGGAGAAATACGGGCACGCGTCTCCATCAAGAGTCCTGAGAGAAGTAAACTCGACTCTTTTAGACTCTGAAAATTGTGCCATACCTCACACTATATGCACTGAGGGAACAGCCGGACCATCACAG GGGGACGATGGGGGTCCACTTATTTGTGGAAATGTCGCACAGGGCATCATGTCTTACTTCATACAGGTGGAGTCTACAACCTACCTTAGCATTTATACTCAAATCTTTCACTACCTTCCATGGATTCGTGAAATAATGGAAACAACTCTTTAA
- the LOC129453880 gene encoding granzyme G-like isoform X2: MSIFWFITTLLLLHFCTPGVGVVHGIVDGKVSSPHSRPYMVYIRDPQTPSEACGGFLVREDFVLTAAHCKKDHLMVYLGVDDTNDLPEGIEVDAFPHESFANKPGYDIMLLKLKTPVTLSETVKTIALPGARAKSSSNCMVMGWGWEKYGHASPSRVLREVNSTLLDSENCAIPHTICTEGTAGPSQGDDGGPLICGNVAQGIMSYFIQVESTTYLSIYTQIFHYLPWIREIMETTL; the protein is encoded by the exons GTGTCGGTGTGGTTCATGGTATCGTTGACGGTAAGGTGTCCAGTCCACACAGCCGCCCATACATGGTCTACATTCGTGACCCACAAACACCTTCAGAAGCATGTGGTGGTTTTTTGGTAAGAGAAGATTTTGTGTTGACGGCTGCCCACTGCAAAAAAGA TCATCTCATGGTGTATTTGGGTGTTGATGACACAAATGATTTACCTGAGGGTATAGAGGTCGATGCCTTTCCACATGAAAGTTTTGCAAACAAGCCAGGTTATGACATCATGCTACTGAAG CTGAAAACCCCAGTAACTCTGAGCGAGACAGTGAAGACCATTGCCCTGCCAGGAGCTAGAGCAAAAAGCTCAAGTAACTGCATGGTCATGGGTTGGGGCTGGGAGAAATACGGGCACGCGTCTCCATCAAGAGTCCTGAGAGAAGTAAACTCGACTCTTTTAGACTCTGAAAATTGTGCCATACCTCACACTATATGCACTGAGGGAACAGCCGGACCATCACAG GGGGACGATGGGGGTCCACTTATTTGTGGAAATGTCGCACAGGGCATCATGTCTTACTTCATACAGGTGGAGTCTACAACCTACCTTAGCATTTATACTCAAATCTTTCACTACCTTCCATGGATTCGTGAAATAATGGAAACAACTCTTTAA